The following is a genomic window from Nitrososphaerota archaeon.
GCTGACCACGTTATCGGTCACGCCCTCTCCGGGGTTGTACGCCGCCACCACTATTCCGCAGCCGCCGGCGTTGCCTATCACGGTGTTGCCTGTGATGACGTTGCCGAAAGCGGGGTTCGGAGTCCCGTTGCTCAGGCCGCCGGGGTTAATGTGCCCGTCGTCGGCCACCCCGATCCCTCCATCGGCGACGTTGTTTATGACAGTGTTGGCTGCGACGGTGGAGTTCGAGGTCCCGACCAGTTCGATGGCCTTGTTCTCCTCAATGCAGGGAGAGGTGGGCACGGCGGGAGCCGCTGGACAGACAGAGGGCCTGAGGCCGTTGTTAGCCACTAGGTTGCCCTCGATAGTGACGTCGACTGAATCCTGGACGAAGATCCCGTGGTTGTCTGCGTGCGACACCGTGAGCCCTTCGATTACGGTCCCGCTCGCGGCGGGGCCTATGACTTCTATGCCGTAGGTCTGTCCGATGGCGTTGACCACAGTTAGGGACGCCTCTGAGCTGGCCGACTCGATGGTGACGCGCTTGGTTATGTTCACCATCTCGTTGTAGGTACCGGGCTCGACGATGATTATGGAACCGCCGCTCGCCACGGAGACCGCGTGCGAGATGGTCGCATACGGGGCGGTCAGAGATCCCGTCCCGGTCACGTCGCTCCCCGCTGGACTGACGAAGATCTGCGGAGGGGACTGCGCGCCGGCAGGCAGGGCACCGGCGGCGCCGACGAACCCGGCGAAGAGCAGAGAGCACAGGAGTAGAAACGACTGAATGTTTCGCCTTTGCATTTTCGGCACCTTGAGACGTCTGCACGTAGTTAAGCGGCGGGTTTCCTTGAAGACGGAAACCCATCCGTGGGCGTAGCTCTGCTGACCCGCGCATCACGGCGGCCGCAGCTTGCGTCCCGAAGAGGGGACGGGGCGTCACGCCCGTTGAGAATTCTGACCCGAGCGCCCCGGGCGAGATTTAGACCGCAGATGGGTATGAATTTATGGCCTCGGGGAACGGGATAGGTTCGAAGCCGCGCAGTGAACATGTTCGAAGGGGCCCGCGTAAACAGCCGAGCGAGCCCTTGGTCGTGACGACCAGATGCCGGATTCGCTTCTCCGTCCTGCCGGACCGAGGCAGGGGCCTTTGACTGGCCTTTCATGCAGCTGTTTGACTGACGGCAGGGTTTAGTAAACAGCGTAGAGGAGAGCCACGACTTGCCGCCATGAGAGACGCAAGGAAGTTCGTTCTGGATTGGCTCGCCGCAGTGAGCATCATCACACTGGCGATTGTGCCCGTTCGCTTTTACTTGTTCTCCGGGAACGACTGGCTCGTCGGCGCCGTTTCTGTTCTCGCTCTTGCTTTCGTGGTAGCATACTTCCTCGTCGCTCGGCTCTGGAAGCCCAGTGTTGTCGGCTTGTCTCCCTGACGACCATCGTTCCGAGGAGACGACTTGGTCGATAGATCGCCCCGACGAGAACTGGGCGGAATGGCATCTGAACACGGTAAACCGTGCCCCGGGACAGATAGGGGCGGGCATTTGCATACCCGTGATTGCTTTTGGAAGCCCGTGGACGAGGCGCCCGTTGGTCCCTAGGCCCCTTGGGGCTGGATGGATAGAGTGTGCTAGAGGAGCGTCCAGCCGCCGTCGATTACGATGCACGAGCCGTTCACAAGGGACGACTTGTCGGACGCCAAGAAGAGGGCCAGCTCGGCGATCTCGCCCGGCTCGCCGGTCCTCGGCAGCGTCGCCATCGCCTTCATGAGGTGTTCCATCCCCTTAGGGTCGGGCGCCGTGCCCCCTACCCCTATGTTGGTATTCACTGCGCCGAGGACCATGGCATTGCACCTTATCCCCGCGCTCCCGTACTGGGCCGCGATGCTCCGCGTCAGGCCGATGAGGGCATGCTTCGAAGTCGTATAAGCGGCTCCCGCTACCCCTCCGAAGAACCCGGCCACCGAAGCCGTGTTGATTATCGACCCTCTGCCAGACGTTTGCATCAGCGGGATGGCGCGCCTGCTTGCACGGAAGGGCGCGTTGATGTTGATGTCCATGACCTTCTCCCAGACGCCGTCCGGGGTGTCTACTACCGGGCGGACCCCGTCCATGATCCCGGCGTTGTTGCAGAGGATATCCACCTTGCCGAACACCTTCGCGGCGTGGTCGACCATGAGGTCGGGACTCTCCTTGAGGGAGAGGTCGAGGGTCATCCCTTCCACCTTTGCCGGGCTCTTGGCCCGCGTTTCTTTCACCACCTGGTCGACCCTATCTGAGACGACGTCTACCACCAGGACGGACGCTCCGTTCTCAGCGAACTGGTTAGACATCGCCCTGCCGACCCCGGAACCTGCGCCGGTGATTATTGCGACTTTGCCGTCAAGTATGCCCATGCGCGGCTCGGCGCGTGCATCGCAGATAAGAGCGGCGGCCGGTTCTCGATAGTGAGAATGGCCCAAGTCCACGATGATCTGGGCTCTGATTCCACTAAATCTAGCTGCCCGATTATCCGCTCACGGAGGTCTTTCGCACGCCCTCGGGCGCGTCTTGGCGAACCTGTAGCATGCCCGGGGGGGCTGGCCGCTGAGCGGGCCGATGTTCTCCCTGCGGTCTCGAGCTGTCTTCCAGAGCAAAGGTCCTGCCCGAATTCGTCCCAGGCGTTCCCCGCGGCCGCGTTTGGGCAACGGAAGCATATGATGCACTCACGGGATGCCCCGGGCGAGATTTGAACTCGCGTCGCTAGCTGTCTCCCAACTACGTCGAGAGGCTAACATGCTTGACCGGGCTACACCACCGGGGCTCGGCGTGCCCTCAGAGAGAGTGGATATAGTGATTTGCCCGTGAAAACCGCGAGTTTTCAGGCCCCAGGCGGGCCGATCCCCTATTGGTTCGGCTTCAGGATTTCTTCGGCTGCCAGCTTGATGTCTGAGGGCTTGACCGTCTTCCTCCCCGCGTGAGCGGCGAGGGTCACGGCCCTCTTCGATATCTGCACGCCCAGGGCTTCGAGCTCTGACCGGAGCTCGATGGCCGCGTCGTCCCCCACCCTTTCCGCCCCGGCCTTCTTTATCACCCGGTAGACGGCCGCAAGGCCGAACTCCGAACTGGACATACGCCCTCGCATTAGACGCGGTGTATTTAAAAACCTTTAGCCCCTTTCGCCCTCTCTCCGGTCTGTTTTCGGCCCCAGAGAGCCCAGGTTCGCCCCTATTCGAAAAATAGGGGGAAAAAATGCAGTCGGTCGTTCACACGTCCAGCTTTATGACGGAACGCCATAGCGTGGCCTGAAATACCCACCCGAGCCTAGGCAGGGTGTGCGTTTCGTCGATTCCCACCTCCACCTCGACTCCCCAGACGCGGAGAGGGTCGTCTCCTACGCCGAGGCCAGCGGGGCGGTCCTGCTCCCCTGCGGGGTCGACGAACGGTCTTCGGTCGCCCTCCTTCGCGCCGCTGCATCCCATAGGGGGCTGGAACCGTTCGTGGGGGTCCACCCATCCGAGGCGACGAAGTCAGGAGACTTAGGGTGGCTCGGAAGAGCGCTCGACGGGGCAGCGGGAGTCGGGGAGATCGGGCTCGACCCCTCCTACTCCCCCACTGGTCCGGGGAGCGACCAGCTGAAGGCGTTCGAGGCCCAGCTCGAAGCGGCTGAGAGGAGGGGGCTCCCGGTGCAGGTGCACTCGAGGGGGGCCGAAGCGCAGTCGGTGGAGGTCCTTGGGAGCTACAGGTTGAAAGGGGTCCTCATGCACTGGCTGGAAGCCGAGGACGCCCTCGGCTCGGTGATGCAGCGTGGGTGGTTCGTCTCATTCAGCCCTGCCCTGATCTATTCGAAGAGGGTCCAACGCGTCGCGAAGCGGTGCGACCCTTCGCTGGCGCTCACCGAGTCGGACAACCCCGTCCCCTATGCCCCCCTGGGAGGAGTCGGAGGCACCCCGCTCGTCCCATCTGTCGCTTTCAAGCTGGGGGAGCTGTGGGGGAAGCCCTTCCAGGAGGCCCTCTCCCTGACGTCAGGGAACGCGATGGGCTTCCTAGGACGGCTCTCGAAAGGTTAATGTTGGCACTCGGGCGGGCTTGACGGAAGTTGGACAGGACCAGGAGGCTTTCAGAGGAGATCATGCAGAGGCACCCCGAGGCCTTCGGCATCGACTTCGAAGCCAACAAGAAGGCTCTCGAGGAGATGGCGATTATCCCTTCCAAGCAGCTCCGCAACAGGATCGCCGGCTACATCACCAAGACTCGCCAGGGTGACGCTGAAGACAGCGAAGAGCCGGCCGTAGAAGAGTCGAAGGAGTAGGCCTTGGCCCTGGCGACGGCGGGCTTCTCCCTGGGGATCAGGGCCGTAAGCTCGCTCCGCCCCCACGAAGAGACCATCCCAACACACGTCAGGGACCTCGTCGCGGAGATGACCGGCGACGGCGTGCAGAAGGACCCCATCATCATAGACAGGGATACGGGGACGGTCCTCGACGGGATGCACAGGATGGCGGCGTTCAAGGAGATGGGAGAGGAGAACGCGGTCTGCTGTTCGGTCGAGTACAGCTCGAAGGCCATCACTCTCGGCCGATGGGCCAGATGCTACACGTTGAAAGAAGGCGACTCGGCGGCAGCCGCCGTCGCTGAGGCGGGAGACGCGAGGAGGACGTCCCTGGCGGAGGCGTTCTCAGCCCTGCAGAGGCGAGAAACGCTCCTCGCCGTTTTGACCTCGGACTCGGCCTACCTGATGGGGGGGCGCGGGACGCAGGACGAGGTCGGAGCGGCAATGGCCATCTTCGATGGGCGCTCGGAGAAGGAAGGGTGGCAGAGGCGGTTCGTCCCGGAAGACGACGTCGACGTCGAGCTCCAGGCGAAGAGGAGGATAGTGGTCATCCCGAGGAGGCTGACCAAGGACGACGTCGTCTCGGCAGCAAGGACCGGCAGGCTCTTCCCCTGCAAGACGTCCATGCATTTGATAGACCCCAGGCCGGTGGCCGTCCGGTTCCCTCTGGCAGAGCTGCGGTCCGCCACGACGGAGACCCTCAGGAAGAGGCTACCGGACGGCGGGGGGCGGTTGGCCCCGGCCGGTACGAACTACGACGGGAGAAGGTATAAGGAAAGGCTCCTCTTCCTGAACACGGAATGATCAGGGTGAAGTGCATGGGGCACATTGCCAGCGCCGTCGGTGCCGAGGAGGTGTCGCTCGCCGAAGGGGGGATCGAGGCGTCCGAAGTGGTGGAGAAGGTCCGTGCGCTGGCCGCGCTCCGAGACCCAGGGTTCACGAGGTACAATACGCTGGTCGTCGTCGAAGATGGGGAGGCGTTCGTGCCCGCAGGGAGGGCCGTGCTGATCCCTGACGGCGCGAGAGTCGCCTTGGTCCCCTACTCCCACGGCGGGTGACCACGACCTGGCCCGAGCGAAAGCATTCGTCTGCAGCGGTTCCCTCACCCCCGACCTGGCCAAGAGGGCCCTCAGCATGGAGAACCCCGGCTCGGTCGTCCAGGCGGTGGGCCGCGAAGCGGCAGACAACGAGTTCTTCGTCGAGATGCTGGCCGCCCAGACATTCGAGGCCATGTCGTCTGGGAGCATGCTCGCGAGGAAGCCCGAGATAGACCTCCTCCTGAGGCTCGCTGGGACGACCCAGATCAAGAAGGCCATAGAGACGCGGGGGGCGAGAGGCGGCGCCCCGTTCATCGCGATCGTCGCCGGTCTGGAGGACCCGAAGCGTCCTCCAGGGTTCTCTGGGGAGGAGCTTCCTAGCCGCAGGCTGAGCAGGGCCGAGCTGCACAAGATAGAGCGGGCGGCTCTCTTGGGAGCGGAACGCGGCTAGACTGCCCGCTTGAGCTTCTGGATGCTGACTATCTCGTCGGGAGAGATCACGGATATCCCAGAGTATTCCCCGAATATCTCCAGGAGGACTATCTTGTCAGGCGACTCCAGGTCGACCTTCCTGTCGACGGCGTCGGCGAGGGCGTCGATGAGCTGCTTGTCAGTGTATGGAGACTCCCTCGCTTCGATTGTTATCCTGAAAGTCTCCCCCGGCCCTATCCCTGCGGAGAGCTCCTTTACCGTCTTGACGATCTCCTCCACCTTCGTGTCCACCACCCGGTGGACGGGGATTATCCTGAGTATGTAGTGGACCCTGAACGGCTCGGAACGGACATATTCTGTGATGAACGAAATGAGGGCCTTCGGGTCCTCGACGTCCACCTCTATCACCCCGTCATAGGCGGACCTGTCTATGACCAGTTTCCTTATCCCGGAGAGCAGGGCGATCTCCTTGAACTCTGCGGAGGCTCTCGCCTCGAGCCCCTTGCCTGACGTGACTACGAGGTTCGTCCGCCCTTCACTTCGTTTCGACCCCGACCGGACCGGTTCTTAAGATTGTGACCACCCCACCGACCACTCTGACGACGGTGGACTCGGCTCCCGACGCCGGGCCCCCGTCGAGTATGAGGTCGACTGACGCCCCAAGCTGCCTGCGGGCTTCGTCGGCGCTCTTCGCCGAAGGCCTCCCCGAGATGTTCGCGCTCGTCCCGGTCAGCCACCCGCCGCAGGCCGAGATGAGCTCGAGGCATCCGGGATGGTTCGGGACCCTCACCCCGAGATATGGCCCCTGGCTCAGACGGTCCGGTACGCGCATCTTGAGAGGCGCCACGATTGTGAGCGCCCCCGGCCATCTCGCTTCCGCGAGCTGCCTGGCCTTCGAGTCGAGGTCGACTAGGTCTCTGGCCTTGTCGAGGGAGCTGCAGAGCACCGGGACGGCCTTCGCCTCCCTCCCCTTGGCCGCGAAGAGACGGTCGACGGCGCCCTCGTTGAAGGGGTCGCACCCCAGCCCGTAGACCGTGTCCGTCGGATAGACCACAAGCCCCCCGGCCCTGACGCTCTCCGCGGCCCTCGCGACCGACCTGACGTCCATTGGAAGGATGGCCGCGGCCAACGGCAATCGTTCGCCTGGAGTTTCTGTTAACCTTTGTTTTCCGGCGGAAAAAGCGGCGGACGAGTCTGAGACCGCGACGTTTAATAGGGCAATCTAAATCGGCGGGCGAGCATGTCCGAAGAGGACCAAGAACTTGACGAAGAGCTGGACGAGGACTTGGACGAAGACGGCTGGGAAGAGGACTCAGACGACGACGGGGCGTAGTGCGACCCCTGAGCCGGACAGCCATTCCTTCTACGCCACCCTTTAAGACACCCTGCAGCCGCTCGACACCGCACCTCCGTTGAGGACGATTATCGTAAACTGCAAGAACTACCCTGAGACGATGGGAGACGGCTCGCTGAGGCTGGCGGAAGCTGTGAAGGCCGCCGGGGAAGATCTGAGCGTGGAAGCGATCATCGCCCCTCCGCTCCCGATGCTCGCCCTGGTGGCAAGAACGGGGGCGAAGGTGTACAGCCAGGCCGTGGGAAGCGAGGTCGGAGACAAGACCACGGGAGCGGTGCTCCCAGAGGCCGCTAAGGCAGCCGGCGCCGTGGGGACCATACTGAACCACAGCGAGTCCAGGCTCCCCTTCTCGGAGCTGTCCGAGCTGGTCCCCAGGGTGCAAGGGATGAGGATGGGGGTCTGCCTCTGCGCCAGGACGACCAGAGAGGCGTCGGTGCTGGCCTCCCTCTCTCCGAGATATGTCGCCGTCGAGCCGCCGGGGCTCATAGGCAGCGGCATCGCCGTCTCCCGGGCGAAGCCCGGCCTCGTGCAGAAGACGGTGTCGGCTGTAAGGGAGTCCGGGTTCAAGGGAGGCATCCTGTGCGGTGCGGGGATAGTGTCAGGCGAGGACGTGAGGAGGGCCGTGGAGCTGGGGGCGGACGGGGTCCTGGTGGCGAGCAGCGTGGTGAAGGCGCAGGACTGGCGGTCCAAGGTGACGGAGCTCGCTGGTTCTCTGATGTGAGAACCGACGCTTCCTGTTATATAGAATATTAAAAAGGCCAAATTTGTGGCTCAGAAAGCAATGATGGAAGAAACCAATCAGGCTAAGCCTAACCCGTTCGAGAGCGCGACCCAGCAGCTGCGGAACGCCGCGGGGTACCTGAAGCTTGACGAAAACACGTTCCAGATCCTCTCCGCGCCGAAGAGGCAGCTCACGGTCTCACTCCCCGTCAGGATGGACAACGGGAGCGTCCACGTCTTTACCGGATACCGGGTTCAGTACAACGACGCCCGCGGCCCGTTCAAGGGCGGCATAAGATATCACCCCGGGGTCACCCTGGACGAGGTGAAGGCCCTTTCCGCGTGGATGACTTGGAAGACCAGCGTCGCTGACATCCCCTATGGGGGCGCCAAGGGAGGGATCATCTGCGACCCCAAACACATGTCTCAGCAGGAGCTCGAGAGGCTCACCCGCAGATACGCGGCAGCCATAGCGCCGTTCATCGGCCCGTACAAGGACATCCCGGCGCCCGACGTCTACACGAACGCCCAGACCATGGCGTGGATATTGGACACCTACAGCGCCCTCGAGGGGCACATGTCCCCCGGCGTTGTCACCGGGAAGCCCGTCCCGCTGGGCGGGTCGCTCGGCAGGGACAAGGCGACCGGCAGGGGCGCGGTCTTTTGCACGGTAGAAGCGGCCAAGGTGAACAAGATCGACCTGAAGAAGGCGACCTTCGCGGTCGAAGGCTTCGGGAACGCCGGCTCCAACTTTGCTGAGATCCTGCAGGGGTACGGTCCCAGGCTCATGGGAGCCAGCGACTCTCAGGGCGCGATCACGAGCAAGACGCCGATCGACGCGACCAAGCTCATCGCCTACAAGGAGAAGACCGGCTCGGTGGTCGGCTTCCCTGGGAGCCAGAAGGCGTCTGAGAAGGAGCTGCTGCAGATGGACGTCGACATACTCAGCCCGGCCGCCCTCGAGAACACCATCCTCCCAGAGATAGCGAAGGGGGTCAAGGCGAAGATAGTCACGGAGTGCGCGAACGGCCCCACTACGCCGGAGGCAGACAAGATCCTGCACGCCAACAAGGTCTTCGTCGTCCCGGACATCCTGGCCAACTCAGGCGGAGTGATCGTAAGCTACCTGGAGTGGGTTCAGAACCTCGAGAGGATCGGATGGACAGAGACAGAGGTCAACGACATGCTCCAGAAGAAGATCACAGGGGCCTTCGGAGACGTGCACGCAGCCAGCCTCAAGCACGATACAGACATGAGGACCGCCGCGATGATAGTCGCGGTCGGCAGGGTAGCCGACGCCGTCAGGACCCTCGGCATATTCCCATAGGGCAAAGCAAGGGCGCCTCCAGTCTTTGGCCGGACGCGCGGCTCCCACCGTTCGGCCCGGAGATACTGCGGCTGCCGACGGAGGCTGGGCTCGGGACTTGCCGCCTTCGCACGGCCCTGCCCTGCGAGGGAGTCGGCAGGCTCTTACGCCGGAGCGGAGTGCCCGTTATTAACGGGCGTTCTGGTTCCCCGACGAGGAAGCATGAAGATCGGGATTCTGAGCGGCGGAGGAGACTGCGGCGGGATCAACGCTCTGATCAGGGCCGCCGTGCACCGGGGGGAGGAGTACGGCTATGAGATGGTGGGCATCCGGAGGGGATGGGCAGGGCTGGTCGAGCCCGACACCTTTCACCTAGCCTACGAAGCCGTCGAAGACATAGTATCGGAGGGAGGGACGGTCCTCCTGACGAGCAGGACGAACCCCTACAAGAAGGAGGGAGGCCCGGAGCTTGTCATGAAGAACGTGAAGAGACTGGGCCTCGACGCGCTCTTGGTGATCGGCGGAGAAGACACCCAGGGGGTCGCCCACAGGCTGGCGTCCGCCGGCCTCAAGTTCGTGGCGGCGCCGAAGACCATGGACAACGACCTCTCCGAGACCGACGTGACCTTCGGATTCGATTCGGCGGTGAACGTCGCCGTCGAGGCCATC
Proteins encoded in this region:
- a CDS encoding THUMP domain-containing protein, with product MIEVDVEDPKALISFITEYVRSEPFRVHYILRIIPVHRVVDTKVEEIVKTVKELSAGIGPGETFRITIEARESPYTDKQLIDALADAVDRKVDLESPDKIVLLEIFGEYSGISVISPDEIVSIQKLKRAV
- a CDS encoding histone family protein encodes the protein MSSSEFGLAAVYRVIKKAGAERVGDDAAIELRSELEALGVQISKRAVTLAAHAGRKTVKPSDIKLAAEEILKPNQ
- a CDS encoding right-handed parallel beta-helix repeat-containing protein, encoding MQRRNIQSFLLLCSLLFAGFVGAAGALPAGAQSPPQIFVSPAGSDVTGTGSLTAPYATISHAVSVASGGSIIIVEPGTYNEMVNITKRVTIESASSEASLTVVNAIGQTYGIEVIGPAASGTVIEGLTVSHADNHGIFVQDSVDVTIEGNLVANNGLRPSVCPAAPAVPTSPCIEENKAIELVGTSNSTVAANTVINNVADGGIGVADDGHINPGGLSNGTPNPAFGNVITGNTVIGNAGGCGIVVAAYNPGEGVTDNVVSSNYVGNGLPGGIVVAADIPHTSAINNSVIDNTVLNNLIPGIIVHSNTPGDLVSGTRVVGNIVSGNAGFGPKTTGITLIGAISGSAVVTQTIISGNFIHNEFFGVLAANATETAVLSDNSFDHTVTVPVQGAVVSQLSLSSLSGGLSALSGTVGSLSSTVNSTNSQVSTLSIVSYTALGVAIVLGLAAMVLSVRKRG
- a CDS encoding 30S ribosomal protein S17e, with product MQRHPEAFGIDFEANKKALEEMAIIPSKQLRNRIAGYITKTRQGDAEDSEEPAVEESKE
- a CDS encoding Glu/Leu/Phe/Val dehydrogenase, which produces MMEETNQAKPNPFESATQQLRNAAGYLKLDENTFQILSAPKRQLTVSLPVRMDNGSVHVFTGYRVQYNDARGPFKGGIRYHPGVTLDEVKALSAWMTWKTSVADIPYGGAKGGIICDPKHMSQQELERLTRRYAAAIAPFIGPYKDIPAPDVYTNAQTMAWILDTYSALEGHMSPGVVTGKPVPLGGSLGRDKATGRGAVFCTVEAAKVNKIDLKKATFAVEGFGNAGSNFAEILQGYGPRLMGASDSQGAITSKTPIDATKLIAYKEKTGSVVGFPGSQKASEKELLQMDVDILSPAALENTILPEIAKGVKAKIVTECANGPTTPEADKILHANKVFVVPDILANSGGVIVSYLEWVQNLERIGWTETEVNDMLQKKITGAFGDVHAASLKHDTDMRTAAMIVAVGRVADAVRTLGIFP
- a CDS encoding TatD family hydrolase; this encodes MRFVDSHLHLDSPDAERVVSYAEASGAVLLPCGVDERSSVALLRAAASHRGLEPFVGVHPSEATKSGDLGWLGRALDGAAGVGEIGLDPSYSPTGPGSDQLKAFEAQLEAAERRGLPVQVHSRGAEAQSVEVLGSYRLKGVLMHWLEAEDALGSVMQRGWFVSFSPALIYSKRVQRVAKRCDPSLALTESDNPVPYAPLGGVGGTPLVPSVAFKLGELWGKPFQEALSLTSGNAMGFLGRLSKG
- a CDS encoding threonylcarbamoyl-AMP synthase — protein: MAAAILPMDVRSVARAAESVRAGGLVVYPTDTVYGLGCDPFNEGAVDRLFAAKGREAKAVPVLCSSLDKARDLVDLDSKARQLAEARWPGALTIVAPLKMRVPDRLSQGPYLGVRVPNHPGCLELISACGGWLTGTSANISGRPSAKSADEARRQLGASVDLILDGGPASGAESTVVRVVGGVVTILRTGPVGVETK
- a CDS encoding triosephosphate isomerase, which codes for MRTIIVNCKNYPETMGDGSLRLAEAVKAAGEDLSVEAIIAPPLPMLALVARTGAKVYSQAVGSEVGDKTTGAVLPEAAKAAGAVGTILNHSESRLPFSELSELVPRVQGMRMGVCLCARTTREASVLASLSPRYVAVEPPGLIGSGIAVSRAKPGLVQKTVSAVRESGFKGGILCGAGIVSGEDVRRAVELGADGVLVASSVVKAQDWRSKVTELAGSLM
- a CDS encoding ParB N-terminal domain-containing protein; protein product: MALATAGFSLGIRAVSSLRPHEETIPTHVRDLVAEMTGDGVQKDPIIIDRDTGTVLDGMHRMAAFKEMGEENAVCCSVEYSSKAITLGRWARCYTLKEGDSAAAAVAEAGDARRTSLAEAFSALQRRETLLAVLTSDSAYLMGGRGTQDEVGAAMAIFDGRSEKEGWQRRFVPEDDVDVELQAKRRIVVIPRRLTKDDVVSAARTGRLFPCKTSMHLIDPRPVAVRFPLAELRSATTETLRKRLPDGGGRLAPAGTNYDGRRYKERLLFLNTE
- a CDS encoding SDR family oxidoreductase, coding for MGILDGKVAIITGAGSGVGRAMSNQFAENGASVLVVDVVSDRVDQVVKETRAKSPAKVEGMTLDLSLKESPDLMVDHAAKVFGKVDILCNNAGIMDGVRPVVDTPDGVWEKVMDININAPFRASRRAIPLMQTSGRGSIINTASVAGFFGGVAGAAYTTSKHALIGLTRSIAAQYGSAGIRCNAMVLGAVNTNIGVGGTAPDPKGMEHLMKAMATLPRTGEPGEIAELALFLASDKSSLVNGSCIVIDGGWTLL